The Ornithorhynchus anatinus isolate Pmale09 chromosome 1, mOrnAna1.pri.v4, whole genome shotgun sequence genome includes a window with the following:
- the DIPK2A gene encoding divergent protein kinase domain 2A: MWRVVPPKLGRVSRALKLAALGGVLLLTVLQSPSLLASWQRNALADRRFLQLHKCPACFGTSWCRRFLGGQVVLEAWGRLRLLDFLNVKNVYFGQSGEPREPGGRRRVVLKRLGSPRELAQLDQGICKRATGRPRCDLPQALPRTEFARLNGDVRLLTPEAVEGWSDLVHCPSQRLLDRLVRRYAETKDSGSFLLRNLKDSERMQLLLTLAFNPEPLVLQSFPSDEGWPFAKYLGACGRMVAVNYVGEELWSYFYAPWEKRVDLAWQLMEIAEQLTNNDFEFALYLLDVSFDNFAVGPRDGKVIIVDAENVLVADKRLIRQNKPENWDVWYESKFDDCDKEACLSFSKEILCARATVDHNYYAVCQNLLSRHAIWRGTSGGLLHDPPADIAKDGRLEALLDECANPKKRYGRFQAAKELREYLAQLSNNVR, translated from the exons ATGTGGCGGGTGGTCCCGCCCAAGCTGGGCCGCGTGTCCCGGGCGCTGAAGCTGGCGGCGCTGGGCGGCGTGCTGCTCCTCACCGTGCTGCAGTCGCCGTCGCTGCTGGCCTCGTGGCAGCGCAACGCCCTGGCCGACCGCCGCTTCCTGCAGCTGCACAAGTGCCCGGCCTGCTTCGGCACCAGCTGGTGCCGCCGCTTCCTGGGCGGCCAGGTGGTGCTGGAGGCGTGGGGCCGCCTCCGCCTGCTGGACTTCCTCAACGTGAAGAACGTCTACTTCGGCCAGTCGGGCGAGCCCCGGGAGccgggcggccggcggcgggTGGTGCTGAAGCGGCTGGGCTCCCCGCGGGAGCTGGCCCAGCTCGACCAGGGCATCTGCAAGCGGGCCACCGGCCGCCCGCGCTGCGACCTGCCGCAGGCCCTGCCCCGGACCGAGTTCGCCCGCCTCAACGGCGACGTGCGGCTGCTGACGCCCGAGGCCGTGGAGGGCTGGTCCGACCTGGTGCACTGCCCCTCGCAGCGCCTGCTCGACCGGCTGGTCCGCCGCTACGCCGAGACCAAGGACTCGGGCAGCTTCTTGCTGCGCAACCTCAAGGACTCGGAGCGGATGCAGCTGCTGCTCACGCTGGCCTTCAACCCGGAGCCCCTCGTGCTgcag aGCTTTCCATCAGATGAGGGGTGGCCATTTGCAAAATACCTTGGAGCATGTGGAAGGATGGTGGCTGTGAATTATGTGGGAGAAGAGCTTTGGAGTTATTTCTATGCCCCGTGGGAAAAACGAGTGGACCTGGCATGGCAACTGATGGAAATAGCAGAGCAACTTACCAACAATGACTTTGAATTTGCACTCTACCTCCTTGACGTCAGCTTTGACAACTTTGCTGTTGGTCCTAGAGATGGGAAAGTGATCATCGTGGATGCTGAGAATGTTTTGGTTGCCGACAAAAGATTAATCAGGCAGA ACAAACCTGAAAACTGGGATGTTTGGTATGAAAGCAAGTTTGATGATTGTGATAAGGAGGCTTGCTTGTCTTTTTCAAAAGAGATTCTCTGTGCCCGGGCCACCGTGGACCACAATTACTACGCTGTCTGTCAGAACCTCTTATCTAGACATGCCATCTGGCGGGGGACGTCTGGGGGACTACTTCATGACCCACCAGCCGACATTGCCAAAGACGGCCGACTCGAGGCCTTGCTGGATGAGTGTGCCAACCCAAAGAAGCGATACGGCCGATTCCAAGCTGCGAAAGAACTACGAGAATACCTTGCACAACTGAGTAATAACGTGAGGTAG